The following are encoded together in the Erwinia sp. E602 genome:
- a CDS encoding glycerate kinase — protein sequence MDHQQAAAVLQDIFNQAVDRARPGLVIPPALPEKPRGRCVVIGAGKASAAMAAAVETAWPDVALSGVVVTRYGHAAPAGRIRILEAAHPVADAMSEFAAREIVAVLQGLTADDLVLALISGGGSAVMALPAAGITLADKQAIVRALLHSGATIKEMNLVRRHLSAVKGGKLAALAQPARLMSLMISDVPGDNPADIASGPTVADGSTPQQALAVLQRYRIEVPAAVQRLLSQPLATTASAAGNGEVRMIATPALALQAAAEAARRRGITPLILGDALEGESREVAIVMAGIARSVKQYGQPLSGPAVLLSGGETTVTVSGGRAGKGGRNTEFLLSLACALQGEAGIWAIAGDSDGIDGTEDAAGAFVAPDTLARGREAGLEATGYLEGHDSYSYFQATGDLIITGPTLTNVNDIRAILIA from the coding sequence ATGGACCATCAACAGGCCGCAGCCGTGCTGCAGGATATCTTCAATCAGGCCGTTGACCGCGCCCGCCCCGGGCTGGTTATTCCGCCGGCGCTGCCGGAAAAACCGCGCGGGCGCTGCGTGGTGATAGGCGCAGGTAAGGCCTCGGCGGCGATGGCCGCCGCCGTGGAGACCGCCTGGCCGGACGTGGCGCTGAGCGGAGTGGTGGTGACCCGCTACGGCCATGCGGCACCGGCCGGGCGCATCCGCATTCTCGAAGCGGCGCACCCGGTGGCAGATGCGATGTCTGAGTTTGCCGCGCGGGAGATCGTGGCGGTGTTACAGGGGCTGACCGCCGACGATCTGGTGCTGGCGCTGATCTCCGGCGGCGGTTCGGCGGTGATGGCGCTGCCGGCGGCAGGGATTACCCTGGCGGATAAGCAGGCGATCGTCCGCGCGCTGCTGCACAGCGGGGCGACGATTAAGGAGATGAACCTGGTGCGCCGCCATCTGTCGGCGGTGAAGGGCGGTAAGCTGGCGGCGCTGGCGCAGCCGGCGCGGCTGATGTCGTTGATGATCAGCGACGTACCGGGGGATAACCCGGCGGATATCGCCTCCGGGCCGACGGTGGCGGATGGCAGCACGCCGCAGCAGGCGCTGGCGGTGCTGCAGCGCTACCGCATTGAGGTACCGGCGGCGGTGCAGCGGTTGCTGAGCCAGCCGCTGGCCACGACGGCATCCGCTGCAGGCAACGGCGAGGTGCGGATGATTGCCACCCCGGCGCTGGCGCTGCAGGCGGCGGCCGAAGCGGCGCGGCGGCGCGGCATCACCCCGCTGATCCTCGGCGACGCCCTTGAAGGCGAGAGCCGCGAGGTGGCGATCGTGATGGCCGGCATCGCCCGCTCGGTGAAGCAGTACGGCCAGCCGCTGAGCGGCCCGGCGGTGCTGCTGTCGGGCGGCGAGACCACGGTAACGGTCAGCGGTGGCCGGGCGGGCAAGGGCGGACGAAATACCGAATTTCTGCTCAGCCTGGCCTGCGCGCTGCAGGGGGAAGCGGGGATCTGGGCGATCGCCGGCGACAGCGACGGCATCGACGGCACCGAGGACGCGGCGGGGGCGTTCGTCGCCCCGGATACGCTGGCGCGGGGCCGTGAGGCCGGGCTGGAGGCGACCGGGTATCTGGAGGGTCACGACAGCTACAGCTACTTCCAGGCCACCGGAGATCTGATTATCACCGGACCCACCCTGACCAACGTTAACGACATCCGTGCGATCCTGATCGCCTGA
- a CDS encoding PTS sugar transporter subunit IIC, with protein sequence MDAIIHFIVKDFLGQASILIALIAMLGLILQKKSIGKTVEGTFKTLLGFLIMMAGINIIVEALTFLNDIFTSGFGMKGYITDVAAIAGVANRELGSEVALTLLVIFAVNILIARITPFKYIFLTGQALLWMATIGTVIGYKAGLTGATLILTGGIFGGIMAVLMPAIAQPIVRKITDSDDVALGHFCTIGYLVQAAVARVIGKNSRSTEDLELPDNFKFLQDTYLSMAVIMVPMYIIPALFAGPTYIAQFAGETNYVMYSFMQSMQFVAGVFVLYSGVRLLLNELVPAFRGIAMRLVPNAKPALDCPVLFPYAPNAVIVGFLATTVGSIIGMIVFPMFGLAMILPGLLTNFFAGGAAGVFGNAMGGRKGAIIGGVVHGLFITLLPAILVPLLETFGFKGVTFSDSDVISTGLVLGHAFQNEWGFVAGFIAFVVFIVWFANRKLNK encoded by the coding sequence GTGGACGCAATTATCCATTTTATTGTGAAAGACTTTTTAGGCCAGGCGTCGATCCTGATTGCCCTGATCGCCATGCTCGGGCTGATCCTGCAGAAAAAATCGATCGGCAAGACGGTGGAGGGAACCTTTAAAACCCTGCTCGGCTTCCTGATCATGATGGCCGGCATCAACATCATTGTGGAAGCGCTGACCTTCCTCAACGATATCTTCACCAGCGGCTTCGGTATGAAGGGCTACATTACCGACGTGGCGGCGATTGCCGGCGTGGCCAACCGTGAGCTGGGTTCAGAAGTGGCGCTGACGCTGCTGGTGATCTTCGCGGTCAATATCCTGATTGCCCGCATCACGCCGTTTAAATACATTTTCCTCACCGGCCAGGCGCTGCTGTGGATGGCGACCATTGGTACGGTGATCGGCTACAAGGCCGGGCTGACCGGTGCCACGCTGATCCTCACCGGTGGCATCTTCGGCGGCATTATGGCGGTGCTGATGCCGGCGATTGCCCAGCCTATCGTGCGCAAAATCACCGACTCGGATGACGTTGCCCTCGGCCACTTCTGCACCATCGGTTATCTGGTACAGGCGGCGGTGGCACGGGTGATTGGCAAGAACTCACGCTCAACCGAAGATCTGGAACTGCCGGACAACTTTAAGTTCCTGCAGGACACCTATCTGTCGATGGCGGTGATTATGGTGCCGATGTACATCATCCCCGCGCTGTTCGCCGGGCCGACTTATATCGCCCAGTTTGCCGGTGAAACCAACTACGTCATGTATTCGTTTATGCAGTCGATGCAGTTTGTCGCCGGCGTCTTCGTGCTGTACAGCGGCGTGCGTCTGCTGCTGAACGAACTGGTGCCGGCCTTCCGTGGTATCGCCATGCGCCTGGTGCCCAACGCCAAACCGGCGCTCGACTGCCCGGTGCTGTTCCCTTACGCCCCTAATGCGGTGATCGTCGGCTTCCTCGCCACCACCGTCGGCTCGATTATCGGCATGATCGTCTTCCCGATGTTTGGCCTGGCGATGATCCTGCCCGGCCTGCTGACCAACTTCTTCGCCGGCGGAGCGGCCGGGGTGTTTGGCAACGCGATGGGCGGCCGCAAAGGGGCGATTATCGGCGGCGTGGTACACGGCCTGTTTATTACCCTGCTACCGGCGATTCTGGTACCGCTGCTGGAGACCTTTGGCTTTAAAGGCGTCACCTTCAGCGATTCCGATGTAATCAGCACCGGGCTGGTACTCGGCCACGCCTTCCAGAATGAATGGGGCTTTGTCGCCGGCTTTATCGCCTTCGTGGTGTTTATCGTCTGGTTTGCTAACCGCAAGCTGAATAAGTAA
- a CDS encoding tagatose-bisphosphate aldolase has product MNKMTTAERRGYQMICDANGSMMVVACDQRGGMRTLLAATPEEQAGISNATLGETKYDITSYLAAEAGCVLVDPICAVPGIVDQGVIPRNTGLLVGLDASGWSTSPEGYRISNMVEGITARRVRELGATGGKIMIYLRTDTPAANTANLATLREVIADFAREDLFLVVEFLTYQLENESKEAYQQAFSQLIEDGCRACIDCGSKVLKIPYPGSEAACARVTEICGDIPWAVLSAGVDHATFLGQVDISLRNGASGVIAGRSLWKDCISLDRNVSKEKLSSVAIGRLRDIQALLAKYKKSPAHA; this is encoded by the coding sequence ATGAATAAAATGACTACGGCCGAACGTCGCGGCTATCAGATGATTTGTGATGCCAACGGTTCAATGATGGTGGTGGCCTGCGACCAGCGTGGCGGCATGCGCACCCTGCTAGCGGCCACGCCGGAAGAGCAGGCGGGTATCAGTAACGCCACGCTGGGTGAAACCAAGTATGACATCACCAGCTATCTTGCCGCCGAAGCGGGCTGCGTGCTGGTTGATCCAATCTGCGCCGTACCGGGCATCGTCGACCAGGGGGTGATCCCGCGTAACACTGGCCTGCTGGTCGGCCTCGACGCCTCCGGCTGGAGCACCTCGCCGGAAGGCTACCGCATCTCTAATATGGTGGAGGGGATCACCGCCCGCCGCGTGCGTGAGCTTGGTGCCACCGGCGGTAAAATCATGATCTACCTGCGTACCGATACGCCAGCGGCCAATACCGCTAACCTGGCGACGCTGCGCGAGGTGATTGCCGATTTCGCCCGTGAAGACCTGTTCCTGGTGGTGGAGTTCCTCACCTATCAGCTGGAGAACGAGAGCAAAGAGGCCTATCAGCAGGCCTTCTCGCAGCTGATTGAAGACGGCTGCCGGGCCTGTATCGACTGCGGCTCGAAAGTGCTGAAGATCCCGTATCCGGGCAGCGAAGCGGCCTGCGCCCGCGTCACCGAAATCTGCGGCGATATTCCGTGGGCGGTGCTGTCGGCCGGCGTCGATCACGCCACCTTCTTAGGCCAGGTGGATATCTCGCTGCGCAACGGCGCGTCCGGGGTAATTGCCGGCCGTTCGCTGTGGAAAGACTGCATCTCGCTCGACCGTAACGTGTCGAAAGAGAAGCTCTCGTCGGTAGCGATCGGCCGCCTGCGTGATATCCAGGCGCTGCTGGCGAAATATAAAAAATCCCCGGCTCACGCCTGA
- a CDS encoding PTS sugar transporter subunit IIA, with protein sequence MSIKQFLSRHPFIQVKKEINTWNEIIATAATPLITGGFVTAEYPQAVINNTLEYGAYYVFDEGIAIPHARPECGVIKNCFSLVTLNQPVSIHGSEPVDIIVMFGGVNGDSHITEGIASIVGLLEQEETLLQIRQATTAEDILGLL encoded by the coding sequence ATGAGCATTAAACAGTTTCTTTCCCGACACCCTTTTATTCAGGTAAAGAAAGAGATTAACACCTGGAATGAAATTATCGCTACCGCGGCCACGCCGCTGATTACAGGAGGGTTTGTTACGGCGGAGTATCCGCAGGCCGTGATTAATAACACGCTGGAGTACGGTGCTTATTACGTGTTTGATGAAGGTATTGCTATCCCACACGCCCGGCCGGAGTGTGGCGTGATTAAAAACTGCTTCAGCCTGGTGACGTTAAATCAGCCGGTCTCTATTCACGGCAGTGAGCCGGTGGACATTATCGTAATGTTCGGTGGCGTAAACGGTGATTCGCATATTACCGAAGGGATTGCATCAATCGTCGGACTACTGGAGCAGGAAGAAACGCTGTTGCAAATCAGGCAGGCCACCACGGCTGAAGATATTCTTGGGTTACTATGA
- a CDS encoding HAD family hydrolase, which yields MNPPLDLIIFDCDGVLVDSEIIGITLTRSLLAEHGVAIGFEAFCTHYSGLHWDTLIAKVQASTGVPLPASLYQTFYAALLAEFDARLTRIPGTREAIGTLTLPKCICSNSASAQLELMLSKVGLQDLFAGAIYSAADLGPGRGKPLPDIFLHAAACFKADPARTLVIEDSVPGVTAAKRAGMQVIGFTGGAHTFPQHGDRLLAAGADRLMAEMAHLPQVLAERT from the coding sequence ATGAATCCCCCGCTTGATTTGATTATCTTTGACTGCGATGGCGTGCTGGTCGACTCCGAGATTATCGGCATCACGCTGACCCGATCGCTGCTGGCGGAGCACGGCGTCGCGATCGGTTTTGAGGCGTTTTGCACCCACTACAGCGGGTTGCACTGGGATACGCTGATCGCAAAGGTGCAGGCCAGTACCGGCGTGCCCCTGCCGGCCAGCCTGTATCAGACCTTTTACGCCGCGCTGCTGGCGGAGTTCGACGCCCGGCTGACGCGGATTCCCGGTACCCGTGAGGCGATCGGCACGCTGACCCTGCCGAAATGCATCTGCTCCAACTCGGCCAGCGCGCAGCTGGAGCTGATGCTCAGTAAGGTCGGGCTGCAGGATCTGTTCGCGGGGGCGATCTACTCGGCGGCCGACCTCGGCCCCGGACGCGGCAAACCGCTGCCCGACATCTTCCTACACGCGGCGGCCTGCTTTAAGGCCGATCCCGCCCGCACGCTGGTGATCGAAGACTCGGTGCCCGGCGTCACGGCCGCCAAACGTGCCGGCATGCAGGTCATTGGCTTCACCGGCGGGGCCCACACTTTCCCCCAGCACGGCGACAGGCTGCTGGCCGCCGGGGCGGATCGGCTGATGGCGGAGATGGCGCATTTGCCGCAGGTGCTGGCAGAACGGACTTAG
- a CDS encoding AAA family ATPase: MKTLILVNGVPASGKSSVARVLADRFSFPLLSIDLIKEPFMVQFADIIDRPLNRKLGHAAYAAMFDIVKNAPPEVNFIMDAWFGFREKNVLEAYIASSGCQQVIEIWNQIAPETVAQRYRSRCECRVKGHPGAEYIPELMQLAEKARPMAVGEVYTLDQDRAGDSEELIRWVQQRLDPNKSKITRL; this comes from the coding sequence ATGAAAACACTTATTCTGGTCAATGGCGTTCCGGCGTCAGGAAAAAGTTCGGTTGCCAGAGTCCTGGCTGACCGGTTTAGTTTCCCGCTACTGAGCATCGATCTGATTAAAGAACCTTTTATGGTGCAGTTTGCAGACATTATTGACCGACCGTTAAACCGGAAGCTGGGGCATGCCGCCTACGCCGCGATGTTCGATATTGTCAAAAATGCGCCGCCGGAAGTGAACTTTATTATGGATGCCTGGTTTGGCTTCCGCGAAAAAAACGTGCTGGAAGCCTATATCGCCTCAAGCGGCTGCCAGCAGGTCATTGAAATATGGAATCAGATAGCACCGGAAACGGTGGCACAACGCTACCGGTCACGCTGCGAGTGCCGTGTTAAAGGGCACCCCGGTGCGGAATATATTCCCGAATTAATGCAGCTGGCAGAAAAAGCCCGGCCAATGGCGGTCGGTGAGGTGTATACGCTGGACCAGGATCGCGCTGGTGACAGCGAAGAATTAATACGCTGGGTTCAGCAACGGCTGGATCCGAATAAATCGAAAATTACCCGTCTCTGA